Proteins encoded within one genomic window of Mycoplasma phocoenae:
- a CDS encoding alpha/beta fold hydrolase, protein MYKQYEILGETINVYFEKELNQDDTICLFIHGFGSSNDIMKPIQRIGNRKFIIVSIDLPGCGKSSWNVKPISILNYMEITKEFINKYLLHNEVYIVAHSLGAWSGLYAVKNTHAKHALLLGPAHYHLTPNRIEFALKYLIPKTEEDAIYSYITLSAFPERFKATAHMYAKSVISESNDRAERFEHMLHNEMMNKEFVNKVLNKELYGGSNKYTIVVGEKDLYTRPDEISIIAKEHNKTMNLIPEAGHAIFVDQPIAVLNFINEMIENEK, encoded by the coding sequence ATGTATAAACAATACGAGATATTGGGCGAAACCATTAATGTATATTTTGAAAAAGAATTAAATCAGGACGACACCATTTGTTTATTTATTCATGGTTTTGGATCTTCAAACGATATCATGAAACCAATTCAAAGAATAGGCAATAGAAAATTTATTATTGTTTCAATTGATTTACCAGGATGCGGAAAAAGCTCATGAAATGTTAAACCCATCAGTATACTGAACTATATGGAAATTACAAAAGAATTTATTAATAAATATTTACTACACAATGAAGTGTATATTGTAGCTCATTCATTGGGCGCATGAAGTGGTTTATACGCTGTAAAAAATACTCATGCAAAGCATGCGTTGCTACTAGGCCCCGCGCATTATCATTTAACTCCAAATCGTATAGAATTTGCATTGAAATATTTAATACCTAAAACTGAAGAAGATGCAATATACTCATACATAACATTATCTGCGTTTCCTGAAAGATTCAAAGCCACAGCTCACATGTATGCTAAAAGTGTTATTAGTGAAAGCAATGATCGAGCAGAACGTTTTGAACACATGTTGCATAATGAAATGATGAATAAAGAATTTGTGAATAAAGTGTTGAATAAAGAATTGTATGGTGGGTCAAATAAATATACTATTGTTGTTGGTGAAAAAGACTTATATACAAGACCTGATGAAATTAGTATTATCGCAAAGGAACATAACAAAACTATGAACTTAATTCCTGAAGCAGGCCACGCTATTTTTGTGGATCAACCAATAGCTGTATTGAACTTTATTAATGAAATGATTGAAAATGAAAAATAA
- a CDS encoding 2-oxo acid dehydrogenase subunit E2 → MIETKELQERVEKLPRIRKTIAKNLKNAMEQVAYCSLVQKVNASSLWNYRKNIVKDVEAKTGTKLTFLAWIIRSAAIALSEFPIFSAKVNEEAGEIHYPGQINIGIAVDTEYGLVVPVIKGVEKLSLIEIQNEVIRLATLARDKKLQMSDMQGGCFTITNIGSVGALFGTPIMNYPEIAILAVGSIIDEAIVQEGQIVPGKSLYMTIAADHRWVDGADMARFNGRVKQLLESPEEL, encoded by the coding sequence ATGATAGAAACAAAAGAATTGCAAGAAAGAGTAGAAAAACTACCTAGAATTAGAAAAACAATTGCCAAAAATTTAAAAAATGCAATGGAACAAGTTGCTTACTGTTCACTAGTTCAAAAAGTTAACGCTTCAAGTTTATGAAACTACAGAAAAAACATTGTTAAAGATGTGGAAGCTAAAACAGGGACAAAACTAACTTTCTTAGCTTGAATTATTAGATCTGCTGCAATAGCATTGAGTGAGTTCCCAATATTTAGCGCGAAAGTAAATGAAGAAGCTGGGGAAATTCACTACCCAGGACAAATTAATATAGGTATTGCCGTTGATACTGAATATGGTTTAGTAGTGCCTGTTATTAAAGGTGTTGAAAAATTAAGCTTAATTGAAATTCAAAATGAAGTTATTCGTTTAGCCACTCTAGCTAGAGACAAAAAACTACAAATGTCTGATATGCAAGGTGGATGCTTTACAATCACTAATATCGGAAGTGTTGGAGCATTATTTGGTACACCAATTATGAACTATCCAGAAATTGCTATTTTAGCAGTTGGATCGATTATTGATGAAGCAATAGTTCAAGAAGGACAAATTGTTCCAGGAAAATCATTGTATATGACAATCGCAGCTGATCACCGTTGAGTAGATGGTGCAGACATGGCACGTTTCAATGGAAGAGTTAAACAATTACTTGAATCTCCAGAAGAATTATAA
- a CDS encoding ABC transporter permease subunit, translating into MIKKNCFSYWYEQNNKITNKKLRPYVKIMIIISLLLLVIFALYRTGFSSNDNGLKLFLESIKNIFMPYIKSSFIEGNLFLLSLQFLWISIKVTFIGTVLGLCLALFTSMIGNIRTNNKIQSYCIRIFILFLRSFPELFYLYLFTVSANGELASILLISWFTWIWLHKFISEAIEHTSFELYVLCKRKGLSKIHILFRYLLPKIKNKIIIFALYSYESNLRWTAIFSTLGIVGIGQLLNHSNTDLYSLHELLIPLGVLILFVSLLEWSMYFLQKHLIYAKTYKINSNNFKSITNKKILKTTSLWLIIVSVFIVAFCLLFTIGDPQIYWGATNQMFKHLLNPNWSIIGKNENIFIMLMDLFLQIYLTVILACLLAYVNLFFTNEKTNNVYFYHFSRFISAFIRIIPTIVLFFTIGLIFKNPAAAFVVVFAIHSSTVISKQLNESIKNISNVHIYNLKKQNKNKIIIFSQYIMPSVKKDFKTLLVLEIEKNIRNFINYGLFAASSFGLAMQYSERVSYSDITPYVWVSIGLIMSSNILLTWVRKNK; encoded by the coding sequence ATGATTAAAAAAAATTGCTTTAGTTATTGGTATGAACAAAACAATAAAATAACCAATAAAAAACTCAGACCTTATGTAAAAATAATGATAATAATAAGCTTATTATTGCTTGTTATTTTTGCATTGTATCGTACTGGATTTAGCAGCAATGATAATGGTTTGAAATTATTTCTTGAAAGCATTAAAAACATATTCATGCCATATATAAAAAGCAGTTTTATAGAAGGGAACTTGTTTCTTCTTAGTTTACAATTTTTGTGAATCAGTATTAAGGTTACTTTTATTGGTACAGTATTAGGACTGTGTTTAGCACTTTTTACATCTATGATTGGTAACATTAGAACTAACAATAAAATTCAATCATATTGCATTAGAATATTTATTCTCTTTTTAAGAAGTTTCCCTGAATTATTTTACTTATATTTATTTACCGTATCTGCAAATGGAGAGTTGGCTTCGATATTATTAATCAGTTGATTCACATGAATTTGATTACATAAATTCATTAGTGAAGCTATAGAACATACAAGCTTTGAATTGTATGTTCTATGCAAAAGAAAAGGACTGTCCAAAATTCACATTTTATTCAGATATTTGTTACCTAAAATTAAAAACAAAATTATAATTTTTGCTCTTTATTCATACGAATCAAACTTAAGATGAACAGCAATTTTTTCAACATTAGGTATTGTAGGTATTGGTCAATTATTAAACCATTCAAATACTGATTTATATTCATTACATGAGTTATTGATTCCGCTAGGTGTATTAATACTATTTGTATCCCTATTGGAATGAAGTATGTATTTTTTACAAAAACATTTAATATATGCAAAAACATACAAAATAAATTCCAATAACTTTAAGTCTATAACAAATAAAAAAATCTTAAAAACAACATCACTATGGTTAATTATTGTTTCAGTATTTATAGTAGCGTTTTGTTTACTATTTACAATTGGTGATCCTCAAATTTATTGGGGAGCTACTAATCAAATGTTTAAACACTTATTGAACCCTAATTGGTCTATCATTGGTAAAAATGAAAACATATTTATTATGCTAATGGATTTATTTTTACAAATATATTTAACTGTTATATTGGCGTGCTTATTGGCTTATGTGAATCTATTTTTTACGAATGAAAAAACTAACAATGTATATTTTTATCATTTCAGTAGATTCATTTCTGCTTTTATTAGAATCATTCCTACAATCGTATTATTTTTTACAATCGGTTTAATTTTCAAAAATCCAGCTGCTGCTTTTGTTGTTGTGTTTGCAATTCACAGTAGCACTGTAATTTCTAAACAATTGAATGAAAGTATCAAAAATATTAGCAATGTTCATATATATAATTTAAAAAAACAAAACAAAAACAAAATAATAATTTTCAGTCAATACATAATGCCAAGTGTTAAAAAAGATTTCAAAACATTGTTAGTACTTGAGATTGAAAAAAACATTAGAAATTTCATTAATTATGGTTTATTTGCCGCATCATCGTTTGGACTTGCAATGCAATACAGCGAAAGAGTTTCTTACTCAGATATAACGCCATATGTTTGGGTTTCTATTGGATTAATAATGAGTTCTAACATTTTATTAACTTGAGTTCGAAAAAACAAATAA
- the cypl gene encoding ABC transporter thiamine pyrophosphate-binding lipoprotein p37/Cypl has protein sequence MKNKYKLFSLLSLLPVGIVPLASVSCSSSYKDNDNYIKNVNFTVPSPWLKGFKKENVQFFKNIEKRFNELKKDNKKLKNKPDIVIDFKLNNSRQSIFNDVLTASSAVSFPSSVFLNLNKNAEQKNIDAVEPILLTTTYAPIYDNKDLFYVSDRATLESNAVKMTKRFNELPYKDWTDSNRLYDKKVYQYFYEPNQHVKFQRGAVYITGDESTLKAIKQAWKNKDWNAFRNFGIVKYKDKNSSSKFLYPEFLFKHHFNQENNKFIGFNEDQSSHNNKYLNYPDKESARNMYQPNYEKFHIFLGEENEFAYHHNSKNKQYFSKVNERVEILTLTDPYLFNVVVVDKNMNAEQMKLLKQSIKEAQDDYGKLIGITGYLGLEDLKTNHSTLSDYIKEYYKKASH, from the coding sequence ATGAAAAATAAATATAAATTATTCAGTTTGTTAAGTTTATTGCCAGTTGGTATTGTTCCTTTAGCCAGCGTCTCTTGCTCATCGAGCTATAAAGACAATGACAATTATATTAAGAATGTAAATTTCACCGTTCCCTCACCATGATTAAAAGGTTTCAAAAAAGAAAATGTACAATTTTTCAAAAACATAGAAAAACGTTTTAATGAGTTAAAAAAAGATAACAAAAAATTAAAAAATAAACCTGATATTGTTATTGATTTTAAATTAAACAACTCGCGCCAAAGCATATTTAATGATGTTTTAACTGCGAGTTCAGCTGTTTCGTTTCCGTCAAGTGTTTTTTTAAATTTGAATAAAAATGCTGAGCAAAAAAATATTGACGCTGTTGAACCAATACTATTAACTACAACTTATGCCCCTATTTATGACAATAAAGATTTATTTTACGTTTCAGATAGGGCAACACTCGAATCAAATGCAGTTAAAATGACCAAAAGATTCAACGAATTACCGTACAAAGATTGAACAGACTCTAACCGTCTATACGATAAAAAAGTCTACCAATATTTTTACGAACCAAATCAACATGTAAAATTTCAAAGAGGTGCAGTTTATATAACTGGAGATGAAAGTACATTGAAAGCTATTAAACAAGCATGAAAAAACAAGGATTGAAACGCTTTTAGAAATTTCGGTATAGTTAAATATAAAGATAAAAATTCTTCTTCTAAGTTTTTATATCCTGAGTTTTTATTTAAACATCATTTTAATCAAGAAAATAATAAGTTTATAGGCTTTAATGAAGATCAAAGTTCACATAACAATAAATATTTAAACTACCCAGATAAAGAATCAGCTAGAAACATGTACCAACCAAATTATGAAAAATTTCATATATTTCTAGGCGAAGAAAACGAGTTTGCATATCATCATAATTCAAAAAATAAACAGTATTTTAGTAAAGTAAATGAACGTGTTGAAATATTAACTTTAACAGATCCATATTTATTTAACGTTGTCGTTGTAGACAAAAACATGAACGCAGAACAAATGAAATTATTGAAACAATCAATTAAAGAAGCTCAAGATGATTACGGAAAACTAATCGGAATCACCGGTTATTTAGGATTGGAAGATTTAAAAACCAATCACTCAACATTGAGCGATTATATAAAAGAATATTATAAAAAAGCGAGTCATTAA
- a CDS encoding AEC family transporter, with protein sequence MDNLLLVLKQHGMWGGVLGTLTFIVLGFFATKKGILTKETNGRITKFLIQFALPFLCIAAFMQPANKALAKEIGIVLATSILFYVLAAVVSAILVKHAPKLVPKLVTKKAEELLAASGNTGLKGQYREEAIKSIQGKVMTTVIMLSYGSLQFFAYPLLIALSGDVTKGAIFDKGSALALAQIWCLPYMIAAFSYVAMQYSGQKISKATIKPIMKAILHPMMIALYISLFMWALQFAVTTKFGLNFQEDPKGQQFWQGLHFKAGKIFPTVSKILGFGIGIISPLAWIVIGGSLAASDIKKSMANKSVWIVSVLRLTLMPLIAFLIAVLLVSTKLVSVSTGTMLTLLGATPPAAVCIMFAVANKHEHTTFTAEVSALSTLLSVFAMPVWIVIANVALKAIAGV encoded by the coding sequence ATGGATAATCTATTATTAGTGCTTAAACAACACGGAATGTGAGGTGGGGTACTTGGTACACTAACATTCATCGTTCTAGGTTTTTTCGCAACAAAAAAAGGGATTCTAACAAAAGAAACAAATGGTAGAATCACTAAATTCCTAATTCAATTTGCACTTCCTTTCTTATGTATTGCTGCATTCATGCAACCAGCAAACAAGGCTTTAGCAAAAGAAATAGGGATTGTATTAGCAACAAGTATTTTATTCTACGTTTTAGCTGCAGTAGTATCTGCAATATTAGTTAAACACGCACCAAAACTAGTACCAAAACTAGTTACTAAAAAAGCAGAAGAATTACTTGCTGCTTCAGGAAACACAGGTCTAAAAGGACAATACCGTGAAGAGGCTATTAAATCTATTCAAGGTAAAGTTATGACAACTGTTATTATGCTAAGCTATGGATCATTACAATTCTTTGCTTACCCATTATTAATTGCCTTAAGTGGTGATGTAACAAAAGGAGCAATCTTTGATAAAGGTTCAGCACTTGCATTAGCACAAATATGATGTCTACCATATATGATTGCTGCATTCTCATATGTTGCAATGCAATATTCAGGACAAAAAATCAGTAAAGCCACAATTAAACCAATAATGAAAGCTATCTTACACCCAATGATGATTGCATTATACATTTCATTATTCATGTGAGCATTACAATTTGCAGTAACAACAAAATTCGGACTTAACTTCCAAGAAGATCCTAAAGGACAACAATTCTGACAAGGTCTACACTTTAAAGCAGGGAAAATTTTCCCAACTGTATCTAAAATTTTAGGATTCGGTATTGGTATTATTTCGCCATTGGCATGAATAGTTATCGGGGGTTCATTAGCAGCTTCAGATATTAAAAAATCAATGGCAAACAAATCAGTATGAATCGTTTCAGTTTTAAGATTAACATTAATGCCTTTGATCGCATTCTTAATCGCAGTTTTATTAGTGTCAACAAAACTAGTTTCAGTATCAACAGGAACAATGTTAACACTATTGGGAGCAACACCTCCAGCTGCTGTATGTATCATGTTCGCAGTTGCTAACAAACACGAACACACAACATTTACAGCTGAAGTATCAGCATTAAGTACATTACTAAGTGTATTTGCAATGCCAGTTTGAATCGTTATCGCAAACGTTGCTTTAAAAGCAATCGCAGGAGTTTAA
- the gpmI gene encoding 2,3-bisphosphoglycerate-independent phosphoglycerate mutase has translation MSKKIILTIIDGLGLSENSIGNAYALAKHPTFDKLFNEYPNSIIQASGEYVGLPQNQIGNSEVGHLNIGAGRIVYTGLSLINQSIKDRSFYSNEVFLKTINSVKEQNQTLHIFGMLSDGGVHSLDTHIFELLNLCYEQKLKNVSIHIFGDGRDTAPQSIKKSLNQLIQLSKKYNYPISSIAGRFYAMDRDKMFDRNQLAYDAILGNSTNVFTDPMEYIDSQYQKNIFDEFLIPAMNKNGQFIQDNDSVIFANFRPDRARQLTHMFINSNTYEYKPNQRYKLNTFVSMMKYEGLDTEIAFNEMEVKNSLGEVLATHKINQLRLAETQKYAHVTFFFDGGKDIVFNNEQRILVDSQKVESYADAPEMSAKGITDQLLQNLNNNDFVIMNYANPDMVGHTGDLKATIKAIEILDKEFSRILNYIKQNNNIVWFITADHGNAEETEDELQNKLTKHTTNPVMFISTDKNIKLNNGSLCDIAPTILNYLNINIPEEMTGKSLLK, from the coding sequence ATGAGCAAAAAAATAATTTTAACAATAATTGATGGACTTGGATTAAGCGAAAATTCAATTGGAAATGCTTATGCGTTAGCAAAGCACCCAACATTCGATAAGTTATTCAATGAGTACCCCAATTCAATAATTCAAGCTTCAGGTGAGTATGTTGGCCTACCGCAAAATCAAATAGGCAACAGTGAAGTTGGTCATTTAAATATTGGCGCAGGAAGAATTGTATATACTGGTTTATCATTGATTAACCAATCAATAAAAGATAGAAGTTTTTATTCTAACGAAGTCTTTTTAAAAACTATTAATTCAGTAAAAGAACAAAATCAAACATTACACATTTTTGGTATGTTATCTGATGGTGGTGTCCATTCTTTAGATACACACATTTTTGAATTATTAAATCTTTGTTACGAACAGAAGTTAAAAAATGTATCGATTCATATTTTCGGAGACGGTCGCGATACAGCTCCTCAGTCAATTAAAAAATCTTTAAATCAATTGATTCAACTTTCAAAAAAATACAATTACCCAATTTCATCAATAGCAGGACGATTTTATGCAATGGATAGGGATAAAATGTTTGATAGAAATCAATTGGCATATGATGCTATTTTAGGTAATTCAACTAATGTATTTACAGATCCTATGGAATATATTGATTCACAATATCAAAAAAATATCTTTGATGAATTTTTAATACCTGCCATGAATAAAAATGGACAATTCATCCAAGATAATGATTCTGTAATTTTTGCAAATTTTAGACCCGATCGCGCAAGACAATTAACACATATGTTTATTAACTCAAACACTTACGAATATAAACCAAACCAACGTTATAAATTAAATACTTTTGTTTCAATGATGAAATATGAAGGATTAGATACTGAAATTGCTTTTAATGAAATGGAAGTAAAAAACTCACTAGGTGAAGTGCTGGCCACTCATAAAATTAATCAATTAAGATTAGCTGAAACACAAAAATATGCTCATGTTACATTCTTTTTTGATGGTGGTAAGGATATCGTATTTAATAATGAACAAAGAATATTGGTAGATAGTCAAAAAGTAGAATCTTATGCTGACGCTCCTGAAATGTCGGCAAAAGGTATAACTGATCAACTGCTTCAAAATTTAAATAACAATGACTTTGTGATAATGAACTATGCAAACCCTGATATGGTTGGTCACACAGGTGATTTAAAAGCAACAATCAAAGCTATTGAAATTTTAGATAAAGAATTTTCTAGAATATTAAATTACATAAAACAAAATAATAATATTGTTTGATTCATAACTGCTGATCACGGTAACGCGGAAGAAACAGAAGATGAACTTCAAAACAAATTAACAAAACACACAACAAACCCAGTAATGTTCATTTCCACAGATAAAAATATTAAATTAAATAACGGTTCATTATGTGATATTGCTCCGACTATATTAAATTATTTAAACATTAATATTCCTGAAGAAATGACAGGTAAATCATTACTGAAATAG